Proteins encoded by one window of Maliibacterium massiliense:
- a CDS encoding heavy metal translocating P-type ATPase has protein sequence MKSSGERHEHPQGAQAEACACAHDHAHAHHDEGGREHNHVEGCACGHSHDANDVFTIEKCSCCQHDEDEHAGHSHGGEAAGKGDVIAFCISIALLIAAFFIQQPVLRAVGFGAAVLLAGYDILLDGLKALVHLRFDETMLMSVASIAAFCLGDYPEAAFIILLFKIGEFLENRAVNKSQKNIQALTNIRPDTALVVGADGSEQVVGARDVAVGTTIRLKPGDRVPLDCRVVDGHADIDASALTGEGQPQSAGPGSALLSGSINLSGVLTCVTTQSFAQSTASRIIDLVRESSTQKSQTENVLRRFSKYYTPTVMVIAALLAALPTLAGFGPISMWLPRALVFLVASCPCALVISIPLSYFSAIGAASRRGVLIKGSRFIDVLARTQCVVLDKTGTITTGALSLKALLPAGGFSPKALHDIAALCEKGSNHPIAEAILRNHPATGDITDVEEIAGYGVSGVVDGKKVFCGNDKLMQRQGVDISGVASPEAGTLVYVAVDGALAGALLLGDTPRPEAAPALERLKALGVKNITLLSGDNAASVQAVARQVHADEAHGALLPQDKVAQMAQRKQRYKNVLFVGDGINDAPVLAMADAGVAMGRGTDVAIESADVVLMADRLDRLPATVRLARRAMGIVHFNIAFALVVKAIVLVLGAMGIAPIWAAVVADVGVSILSVINATRILAMKD, from the coding sequence ATGAAATCTTCCGGAGAGCGCCACGAACATCCGCAGGGCGCGCAGGCTGAAGCCTGCGCCTGCGCACACGATCACGCTCACGCGCATCACGACGAAGGCGGGCGCGAACACAACCACGTAGAGGGCTGCGCCTGCGGGCACAGCCATGACGCAAACGACGTGTTCACCATTGAAAAGTGCAGCTGCTGCCAGCATGACGAAGACGAACACGCCGGCCACAGCCACGGAGGCGAGGCCGCTGGCAAGGGGGACGTCATTGCCTTCTGCATCAGCATCGCGCTTTTGATCGCCGCCTTTTTCATCCAGCAGCCGGTGTTGCGCGCAGTAGGCTTCGGCGCCGCGGTGCTGCTGGCCGGCTACGATATCCTGCTCGATGGCCTCAAGGCGCTGGTGCACCTGCGCTTTGACGAGACGATGCTGATGAGCGTCGCCTCCATCGCCGCCTTCTGCCTGGGCGATTACCCCGAGGCCGCTTTCATCATCCTGCTTTTCAAGATCGGTGAATTTCTGGAGAATCGCGCCGTCAACAAATCGCAAAAGAACATCCAGGCCCTGACCAACATCCGTCCTGACACGGCGCTGGTTGTGGGCGCCGATGGCAGCGAGCAGGTGGTGGGCGCGCGCGATGTTGCGGTGGGCACAACCATCCGCCTCAAGCCGGGCGACCGCGTGCCGCTGGACTGCAGGGTGGTCGACGGGCACGCCGACATCGACGCATCCGCCCTCACCGGCGAGGGGCAGCCCCAGAGCGCAGGGCCGGGCAGCGCGCTGCTTTCAGGCAGCATCAACCTATCGGGCGTGTTGACATGCGTGACCACGCAAAGCTTTGCGCAGTCCACCGCCTCGCGCATCATCGACTTGGTGCGCGAATCCTCCACCCAAAAGAGCCAGACCGAAAACGTATTGCGGCGTTTTTCCAAGTACTACACGCCCACGGTGATGGTCATCGCGGCGCTGCTGGCCGCCCTGCCCACGCTTGCGGGTTTTGGCCCCATCAGCATGTGGCTGCCGCGGGCGCTGGTGTTCCTGGTGGCCTCCTGCCCCTGCGCGCTAGTTATCTCCATTCCCCTGTCCTACTTCTCGGCCATCGGCGCCGCCTCGCGCCGCGGCGTGCTGATCAAGGGCAGCAGGTTTATTGACGTGCTGGCCCGCACGCAGTGCGTTGTGCTGGATAAGACGGGCACCATCACCACGGGCGCGCTGTCGCTCAAGGCCCTGCTGCCTGCAGGCGGCTTTTCGCCGAAGGCGCTGCACGATATCGCCGCGCTGTGTGAAAAGGGCTCCAACCATCCCATCGCCGAGGCAATCCTGCGCAACCATCCCGCCACGGGCGATATCACAGATGTTGAAGAGATCGCAGGCTACGGCGTGTCGGGCGTGGTGGACGGCAAAAAGGTATTCTGCGGCAACGATAAGCTGATGCAGCGCCAGGGCGTGGATATCTCCGGCGTGGCAAGTCCAGAGGCGGGCACATTGGTGTATGTCGCGGTGGATGGCGCACTTGCGGGCGCGCTGCTATTGGGCGACACGCCCCGCCCCGAAGCTGCACCCGCGCTGGAACGGCTCAAGGCGCTGGGCGTCAAAAACATCACGCTGCTCTCGGGCGACAACGCCGCATCCGTGCAGGCGGTCGCCAGGCAGGTGCACGCGGACGAGGCGCATGGCGCGCTGCTGCCGCAAGACAAGGTGGCGCAGATGGCCCAGCGCAAGCAGCGCTACAAAAACGTGCTGTTTGTGGGCGACGGCATCAACGACGCGCCGGTGCTCGCCATGGCGGACGCAGGCGTGGCCATGGGCCGTGGCACGGACGTAGCCATCGAATCTGCGGACGTGGTGCTGATGGCCGACCGACTGGACCGCCTGCCCGCCACGGTGCGCCTGGCCCGCCGCGCAATGGGCATTGTGCACTTTAATATCGCCTTTGCGCTGGTGGTCAAAGCCATTGTGCTGGTGCTGGGCGCGATGGGCATTGCCCCCATCTGGGCGGCGGTGGTGGCGGACGTGGGCGTCTCCATCCTCTCGGTGATCAACGCCACGCGCATCCTGGCTATGAAGGATTAA